Below is a window of Acidimicrobiales bacterium DNA.
AGGGGCCGACCGAGATCCGCGGCGTCGGCTTCATCCGTGCCAAGGAGTCCGACCGCATCGGTGCCGTCGTGAGCGAGCTCGGCCGCTGTGGCGTCGAGGTGCGCGAGGATCCGGACGGCCTCACGGTCTTTCCCTCCGCAGCGCACGGCGCCCTCGTGCGCACCCACGGCGACCACCGCATCGCGATGGCCTTCTCGGTGCTCGGCCTGTTCGTGCCCGGCATCGAGATCGACGACCCGGGCTGTGTGGCGAAGACCTTCCCCGAGTTCTTCGCCGCCCTCGACCAGCTGCGGAGCTGAGCTGGCTGCGCCGCCTGCAGCTGCACCGCACGAAGGGCTGGCGCAAGCCCACCGGCGCGGTGGTGGTCTCGCGCCCCTCGCGCTGGGGCAACCCCTTCCGCTTCGGTGTCGACAGCGACGCCGCCACCTGCGCCACCCGCTACGAGGAGGCGCTGTGGTCCGGGGCGCTCGCCTTCGGCCCCGACGAGGTGCGCGCCGCCCT
It encodes the following:
- a CDS encoding DUF4326 domain-containing protein — translated: MHRTKGWRKPTGAVVVSRPSRWGNPFRFGVDSDAATCATRYEEALWSGALAFGPDEVRAALAGRDLLCWCGPGDPCRAEVLLRVANDPAPVRGGARR